A DNA window from Pseudodesulfovibrio thermohalotolerans contains the following coding sequences:
- a CDS encoding TusE/DsrC/DsvC family sulfur relay protein: MAVVEFQGSSFEVDEDGFLQKFEDWTPVWVEYVKESEGIKEISEDHQKVIDFLQDYYKKNGIAPMVRILSKVTGFKLKQIYELFPSGPGKGACKMAGLPKPTGCV, from the coding sequence ATGGCTGTTGTTGAATTCCAGGGCTCTTCTTTCGAAGTTGACGAAGACGGCTTCCTGCAGAAATTTGAAGACTGGACCCCTGTTTGGGTCGAATACGTGAAGGAATCCGAGGGCATCAAGGAGATCTCCGAGGACCATCAGAAAGTCATCGACTTCCTGCAGGACTACTACAAGAAGAACGGCATCGCTCCGATGGTCCGTATCCTCTCCAAGGTCACCGGCTTCAAGCTGAAGCAGATCTACGAGCTGTTCCCGTCCGGACCGGGCAAGGGAGCCTGTAAGATGGCCGGTCTGCCCAAGCCCACCGGCTGCGTCTAG